Proteins co-encoded in one Dendropsophus ebraccatus isolate aDenEbr1 chromosome 9, aDenEbr1.pat, whole genome shotgun sequence genomic window:
- the LOC138801849 gene encoding olfactory receptor 1M1-like, which yields MAYDRYVAICRPLHYCQILSRRKCLWIIVGIWSSACMNSLLITVQASKLTFCSTNKIHHLFCDFKALFKISCGGLEKFLDLVYFEILLLGLCPFLCSFISYVKIITIILHIKSHEGRKKVFSTCSSHLTVLLLYYTTASSVILAPNSEYSDILEQGCSVLYTTVTPMLNPLIYTLRNKDVKHALWRLVKAK from the coding sequence ATGGCTTATGACCGATATGTCGCCATCTGTAGACCTTTACACTACTGCCAAATTTTAAGTAGGAGAAAATGTCTGTGGATCATTGTCGGCATTTGGTCTTCTGCCTGTATGAACTCTCTATTGATCACAGTCCAGGCTTCTAAGTTGACCTTCTGCAGCACCAATAAGATCCACCATCTCTTCTGCGACTTCAAAGCTCTGTTCAAGATCTCCTGCGGTGGCTTAGAAAAGTTCCTCGATCTTGTGTATTTCGAAATTTTACTTCTTGGTCTTTGTCCGTTTTTGTGCAGTTTCATTTCATACGTAAAAATTATCACGATCATCTTGCATATCAAGTCACACGAGGGAAGGAAGAAGGTCTTCTCCACCTGTTCTTCTCATCTCACGGTGCTCCTCCTCTACTATACAACAGCTTCATCTGTCATATTGGCTCCAAACTCAGAATACTCCGATATCTTAGAACAAGGCTGTTCAGTGCTATATACCACTGTGACCCCCATGTTAAACCCCCTCATCTACACTCTTCGCAATAAAGATGTTAAGCACGCCCTTTGGAGACTGGTCAAGGCCAAATAA